The following coding sequences lie in one Gemmatimonadota bacterium genomic window:
- a CDS encoding creatininase family protein yields the protein MRTLPSVPILLTALATLLSAGHLRAQAPGAFLGDLTWPDAEARIRESPIVVIPFGGGAKEHGPHLPMNADAVVLEYLLQKAVDSTDVIVAPPILHGWFPAFRAFPGTEVADPEVFRRYVYEVGKSMAEQGARRLVFLNTGISMATGLPISMVARDLRVQYGIPVLVLSWNDLETEEVDAIAEQRAGGHADELETSIHLFLQPERVHMERAVTDYGDLTPKRYPGYEPGLFSRDPSDPEYSTTGLFGDPTLATAEKGEKVLAILTRQWLLALREFAKVPEHRSP from the coding sequence ATGCGTACTCTTCCGAGCGTCCCGATCCTCCTCACCGCTCTGGCCACCCTCCTGTCGGCGGGGCACCTGCGGGCTCAGGCACCGGGTGCCTTCCTCGGCGACCTCACCTGGCCGGACGCTGAGGCGCGCATTCGTGAATCGCCGATCGTGGTGATCCCGTTCGGCGGAGGGGCCAAGGAGCACGGCCCGCACCTGCCCATGAACGCGGACGCAGTGGTGTTGGAGTACCTCCTGCAGAAGGCGGTCGACTCCACGGACGTGATCGTGGCGCCCCCGATCCTGCATGGTTGGTTTCCCGCCTTCCGAGCCTTCCCCGGCACCGAGGTCGCCGATCCGGAGGTGTTCCGCCGCTACGTCTACGAGGTGGGCAAGTCCATGGCCGAGCAGGGCGCTCGCCGCCTGGTCTTCCTCAACACCGGCATCAGCATGGCCACGGGACTACCCATCTCGATGGTGGCGCGTGACCTGCGCGTCCAGTACGGGATCCCGGTGCTGGTGTTGTCGTGGAACGACCTCGAGACCGAGGAGGTGGATGCCATCGCCGAGCAGCGGGCCGGGGGACACGCCGACGAGCTGGAGACCTCCATCCACCTGTTCCTCCAACCGGAGCGCGTGCACATGGAGCGCGCGGTCACCGACTACGGCGATCTGACTCCCAAGCGCTATCCGGGCTACGAGCCAGGACTGTTCTCGCGCGATCCCTCCGACCCGGAGTACTCGACCACCGGGCTGTTCGGGGATCCCACCCTGGCTACCGCCGAGAAGGGCGAGAAGGTGCTGGCCATCCTCACACGGCAGTGGCTGCTGGCGCTGCGGGAGTTCGCCAAGGTGCCGGAGCATCGCTCGCCATAG
- a CDS encoding thioredoxin family protein, whose product MKTKATFYHAGCPVCVSAEETFARSLDPQRYDVEVVHLGEQKGRIAEATRVGVESVPALVIGERPFHINFGAAIGDLA is encoded by the coding sequence ATGAAGACGAAGGCGACCTTCTATCACGCGGGGTGCCCGGTGTGCGTGTCAGCGGAGGAGACATTCGCGCGCAGCTTGGACCCTCAACGTTACGACGTCGAAGTCGTACACCTCGGGGAACAGAAGGGCCGTATCGCCGAAGCGACCCGCGTAGGCGTGGAGTCGGTCCCGGCCCTCGTGATCGGCGAGCGGCCGTTCCACATCAACTTCGGCGCAGCGATCGGCGATCTTGCCTAG
- a CDS encoding winged helix-turn-helix transcriptional regulator: MVESIVGCKWSLAVLAAIRAGACRPGEMERACVGISTKVLNQRLRKMLRFGILTRTSYGEVPPRVEYSFTPFGLAFTELLDTIESLEARRVGGQFAE, translated from the coding sequence ATGGTTGAGAGCATCGTCGGCTGTAAGTGGTCTTTGGCCGTGCTAGCGGCCATTCGCGCCGGTGCTTGCCGTCCAGGGGAGATGGAGCGTGCCTGTGTCGGCATCTCCACGAAAGTGCTGAACCAGCGGCTTCGAAAGATGCTCCGCTTCGGGATCCTGACGCGTACCAGCTACGGCGAGGTTCCCCCGCGCGTGGAGTACTCTTTCACACCCTTCGGGCTCGCGTTCACTGAGCTACTGGATACGATCGAGAGCCTCGAGGCCCGAAGGGTAGGAGGCCAGTTCGCGGAATGA